A stretch of Fusobacterium periodonticum ATCC 33693 DNA encodes these proteins:
- a CDS encoding DUF3883 domain-containing protein has translation MQDVFKILPEATEDQKVFIFDYGKKENGELKYKDDITSYEWNTKRFNKVEVGAFILSRIPGKNTKDRKFEIYGGGYVEKIETIDDKGNVVATISHAFTINPPIKQGEAFIENFVWENKKKKEGTWEHFWNQYGMNTITFNDFKNLMKNVRCVPVGTPLNSFSDIDLLEEEIEELSNPTSKSFEIIYKKNNDIDNTKEKKNVKIIKKIDWKKVQDSKDKIGALGEEIVFDILTQKAEEHNLKMPVHVSKEEGDGAGYDIRAWDKDQKELHIEVKASKGRYSDGFEITRNEIEASKNKDHPYIIYRVYNLDIENRNCSIEIYQGPVTDETFKLEATKFIVYKK, from the coding sequence ATGCAAGATGTTTTTAAAATTTTACCAGAAGCTACTGAAGATCAAAAGGTTTTTATTTTTGATTATGGAAAAAAAGAAAATGGTGAACTAAAGTACAAAGATGATATTACTTCATATGAGTGGAATACCAAACGCTTTAATAAAGTAGAAGTTGGTGCATTTATTTTAAGTAGAATTCCTGGAAAAAATACTAAAGATCGTAAATTTGAAATTTATGGTGGTGGTTATGTTGAGAAAATAGAAACTATTGATGACAAAGGAAATGTTGTAGCTACAATTTCACATGCATTTACAATAAATCCTCCTATCAAACAAGGGGAAGCCTTTATTGAAAATTTTGTATGGGAAAATAAAAAAAAGAAAGAGGGAACTTGGGAACACTTTTGGAATCAATATGGAATGAATACTATTACTTTTAATGATTTTAAAAATCTTATGAAAAATGTAAGGTGTGTTCCTGTAGGTACTCCTTTAAATTCATTTAGCGATATTGATCTTTTAGAAGAAGAAATTGAAGAGCTTAGTAATCCCACATCAAAAAGTTTTGAAATTATCTATAAAAAAAATAATGATATTGATAATACAAAAGAGAAAAAAAATGTTAAAATTATAAAAAAAATAGATTGGAAAAAAGTACAAGACTCTAAAGATAAGATTGGAGCACTTGGAGAAGAAATTGTATTTGATATTTTAACTCAAAAAGCAGAAGAACATAATTTAAAAATGCCTGTCCATGTTTCTAAAGAAGAAGGAGATGGAGCAGGTTATGATATTCGAGCTTGGGATAAAGATCAAAAAGAACTTCATATTGAAGTAAAAGCTTCTAAGGGAAGATATTCTGATGGTTTTGAGATTACAAGAAATGAGATAGAAGCTTCTAAGAATAAAGACCACCCATACATCATTTATCGTGTATACAATCTTGATATAGAAAATAGAAACTGTTCTATCGAAATTTACCAAGGTCCAGTTACTGATGAAACATTTAAGCTTGAAGCTACAAAATTTATTGTTTATAAAAAATAG